One part of the Sphingobacterium sp. LZ7M1 genome encodes these proteins:
- the topA gene encoding type I DNA topoisomerase, translating to MAKNLLIVESPAKAKTIEGYLGKDFLVKSSYGHIRDLVKTDDAIDTEDNFKQKYEVPSDKKALVSELKKLAKSAETVWLASDEDREGEAISWHLFETLGLKDDKTKRIVFHEITKPAILKAIESPRKIDFNLVNAQQARRVLDRLVGFELSPVLWRKVKPSLSAGRVQSVAVRLIVERERDINKFNAEAAFKIVAIFNTGNAKDRFKAELPQRFATVEEANQFLNDCANAVFQIKSLETKPSKRTPSAPFTTSTLQQEASRKLGFSVARTMQVAQRLYEAGRITYMRTDSVNLSDTALQGAQAEIINAYGEKYHKLRQYRTKSAGAQEAHEAIRPTYFNDHTIDGDNSEKRLYELIWKRSIASQMSEAEFEKTTAKISISSRTEDLVATGEVMKFDGFLKVYFESSDDDNDEIDLDNSDNAILPPLSKGQDLNLEIMHATERFSRPPARFTEASLVKKLEELGIGRPSTYAPTISTIQNRGYVVKEDRDGKERAYRILTLNGGQVSSQTKTEITGAERNKMFPTDIGVLVNDFLVQHFKGIVDYHFTAKVEKEFDEIAQGFKEWTDMLSNFYGPFHSEVQNTLDNADRATHERELGVDPVSGKPISVRVGRFGPLVQIGTADDEEKPVFASLRKGQMIETITLEEALELFKLPKKVGEFEGKEMTVAIGRFGPYIRHNSSFYSLPKGLDPLDVEQDQAIQIIEEKRQKDKDKVIKIFDENPEAKIENGRWGPFVRFGKQNLKIPKGTEVEKITYADVLKWAEEDSKSPSARKAAKATKATKTTAKKTTTKKATAKKK from the coding sequence ATGGCAAAAAATTTATTGATAGTCGAGTCACCCGCAAAGGCTAAAACAATAGAAGGATATTTAGGCAAAGATTTTTTAGTAAAATCCAGTTATGGTCACATCCGTGATTTGGTGAAAACCGATGACGCGATTGACACGGAAGATAATTTCAAACAGAAATATGAGGTTCCGTCGGATAAAAAAGCTTTGGTCAGTGAGTTAAAGAAGTTAGCGAAATCTGCAGAGACAGTATGGTTAGCGTCCGATGAGGACCGTGAGGGGGAAGCTATTTCCTGGCACTTATTTGAGACCTTGGGATTAAAGGATGATAAAACCAAACGTATCGTTTTCCATGAGATTACCAAGCCAGCCATTTTAAAAGCGATAGAATCACCAAGAAAGATAGATTTTAACTTAGTCAATGCACAGCAAGCACGCCGTGTATTGGATAGGTTAGTTGGTTTTGAGCTATCTCCGGTTTTATGGAGAAAGGTTAAGCCTTCACTTTCTGCGGGAAGGGTTCAATCCGTAGCGGTTCGATTGATTGTTGAGCGCGAAAGGGATATCAATAAATTTAATGCAGAAGCTGCATTCAAGATCGTTGCCATATTTAATACTGGCAATGCCAAGGATCGTTTCAAAGCAGAATTGCCACAAAGGTTTGCCACAGTAGAGGAAGCTAATCAGTTTCTGAACGATTGTGCCAATGCTGTGTTCCAGATCAAGAGTTTAGAGACAAAACCATCAAAGCGTACTCCATCTGCACCTTTTACCACTTCGACCTTACAACAAGAGGCGAGCAGGAAATTAGGATTTTCAGTTGCTAGAACCATGCAGGTCGCTCAGCGTTTATATGAGGCTGGACGCATTACCTATATGCGTACTGACTCGGTAAACTTATCTGACACGGCATTACAGGGCGCACAAGCTGAGATTATCAATGCCTATGGGGAAAAGTACCATAAGTTACGTCAATACCGTACGAAGAGTGCAGGGGCCCAAGAGGCTCACGAAGCAATTCGTCCGACTTACTTCAACGATCATACGATTGATGGGGATAATTCGGAGAAGCGATTATATGAACTGATCTGGAAGCGTTCGATTGCTTCGCAGATGAGTGAAGCAGAGTTTGAAAAAACGACGGCTAAGATTTCTATTTCCAGCAGAACTGAAGATCTAGTAGCAACAGGAGAAGTCATGAAATTTGATGGTTTCCTGAAGGTTTACTTTGAATCTTCCGATGATGATAACGATGAAATTGATTTGGACAATTCAGATAATGCCATCCTTCCACCGTTAAGTAAGGGACAGGATCTGAATTTAGAGATCATGCATGCCACTGAAAGGTTCTCTAGACCTCCGGCAAGATTTACGGAAGCTTCATTGGTTAAGAAATTGGAAGAATTAGGTATTGGTCGTCCTTCGACTTATGCACCTACCATTTCGACGATTCAAAACCGAGGCTATGTGGTAAAGGAAGACCGTGATGGGAAGGAAAGAGCCTACAGGATCCTTACCTTAAATGGCGGACAGGTAAGTTCACAGACCAAAACTGAAATTACCGGGGCTGAGCGTAATAAGATGTTCCCAACGGATATTGGTGTTTTGGTGAACGATTTCTTGGTTCAACATTTCAAAGGAATCGTTGATTACCATTTTACGGCGAAAGTAGAGAAGGAATTTGATGAGATTGCACAAGGATTCAAGGAGTGGACCGATATGCTGTCCAATTTCTATGGTCCATTCCATTCGGAAGTACAGAATACACTAGATAATGCCGATCGTGCTACCCATGAACGTGAACTTGGTGTTGATCCCGTATCGGGCAAACCGATTTCGGTTCGTGTAGGACGTTTTGGACCATTGGTTCAGATTGGAACGGCGGACGATGAAGAAAAACCAGTTTTTGCTTCATTACGTAAAGGTCAAATGATCGAAACCATTACTTTAGAAGAAGCCTTGGAATTGTTCAAGCTTCCTAAAAAAGTGGGGGAATTTGAAGGGAAAGAAATGACAGTTGCTATTGGTCGTTTTGGACCATATATCCGTCATAACAGCAGTTTCTATTCCTTGCCAAAAGGGTTGGACCCATTGGATGTAGAGCAAGATCAGGCAATCCAGATCATCGAGGAAAAACGTCAGAAAGATAAGGATAAAGTCATCAAGATTTTTGATGAAAACCCAGAGGCTAAGATAGAAAATGGACGCTGGGGACCATTCGTTCGTTTTGGTAAGCAGAACCTAAAAATTCCTAAAGGTACAGAAGTTGAGAAGATCACTTATGCGGACGTACTGAAATGGGCTGAGGAAGACAGTAAATCGCCATCGGCGAGAAAAGCTGCCAAAGCAACGAAAGCGACTAAAACAACAGCAAAAAAGACAACGACTAAGAAAGCTACTGCTAAAAAGAAATAG
- the recQ gene encoding DNA helicase RecQ, giving the protein MEIEKSLFDNLQDFFGFDTFKGDQEAIITNVLNRKDTFVIMPTGGGKSICYQLPALMSEGTAIVISPLIALMKNQVDQVRAFGGRDSIAHFLNSSLTKNEIQRVKQDVQEGKTKLLYVAPESLAKEENVNFLRSITVSFVAVDEAHCISEWGHDFRPEYRKIRQVINEIGEDIPIIALTATATPKVQSDIRKNLQMNDATLFKSSFNRTNLYYEVRPKEDVIKQIVRFIKNNAGKAGIVYCLSRKKVEEIAEVLNINGIKALPYHAGLDAKTRADTQDKFLMEDIEVIVATIAFGMGIDKPDVRYVIHHDIPKSMEGYYQETGRAGRDGGEGYCLAFYSEKDVEKLTKFMKDKPVSEKEIGTQILKEVIDYSESAVCRRKQILHYFGEKFDETGCNSMCDNCRSAKTYFDAEEPLLTVLNFIKEQGDKFDDQHIINVLIGQNNQPISKYKHDTHALFGTGKEQGVNFWNSLIRQAELADFIKKDIDHYGLLQLTSDGNKYINNPYPLKFILNKPMEMSKSDSSEEGSAQAGALDAELLKMLKDLRKKIAKQKSLPPFVIFQDPSLDEMCTHYPVSIDELKQIQGVGSGKAMKFGAPFVELIKKYVEDNDIDRPQDLVIKSTANKSALKVSIIQNIDRKISLEDIASSKGISYEDLLREVESIVNSGTKLNIGYFVDEMIDQDRQDEVYDYFKTAENDAIETALDELGEEDYSFEDIQLMRIKFMSELGN; this is encoded by the coding sequence ATGGAAATAGAAAAATCACTTTTCGACAATCTTCAAGATTTTTTTGGGTTCGACACTTTTAAAGGCGATCAGGAAGCAATTATTACGAACGTTCTGAACAGGAAGGATACATTCGTCATAATGCCTACAGGTGGCGGGAAATCAATCTGTTATCAGTTGCCGGCTCTGATGAGCGAAGGGACTGCAATTGTAATCTCACCGCTTATTGCTTTGATGAAGAATCAGGTCGACCAGGTACGCGCTTTTGGAGGAAGAGATAGCATCGCGCACTTTTTGAATTCCTCCCTTACCAAAAATGAAATTCAACGCGTAAAACAGGACGTGCAAGAAGGGAAAACCAAGCTCTTGTATGTAGCACCTGAATCTTTGGCCAAAGAGGAAAATGTTAACTTTTTAAGGAGCATAACAGTTTCATTTGTGGCCGTTGATGAGGCGCACTGTATTTCAGAGTGGGGACATGATTTCAGACCGGAATATCGTAAGATCCGTCAAGTCATCAATGAAATTGGTGAGGATATTCCAATTATCGCATTGACGGCCACCGCTACTCCAAAGGTTCAGTCTGATATCCGTAAGAACCTACAGATGAATGATGCAACCTTGTTTAAGTCTTCCTTTAACCGTACGAACCTGTACTATGAAGTGAGGCCTAAAGAGGATGTTATTAAGCAGATCGTTCGTTTTATTAAAAACAATGCAGGAAAGGCCGGTATTGTGTACTGTCTGAGCCGTAAGAAGGTGGAGGAGATAGCTGAGGTATTGAACATCAACGGGATTAAAGCTCTTCCATACCATGCTGGTTTGGACGCAAAGACCCGTGCTGATACACAGGATAAGTTTTTGATGGAAGATATTGAAGTGATCGTAGCGACGATTGCTTTCGGAATGGGGATCGATAAACCTGATGTCCGATATGTTATCCATCATGATATCCCAAAATCAATGGAAGGATACTATCAGGAAACTGGTCGTGCTGGCCGTGATGGCGGGGAAGGTTACTGTCTGGCTTTCTACTCTGAAAAAGATGTAGAGAAGCTGACCAAGTTCATGAAAGATAAGCCCGTTTCGGAAAAGGAAATCGGCACTCAGATATTGAAGGAAGTGATTGATTATTCTGAATCAGCTGTTTGTCGAAGGAAGCAGATCCTCCATTATTTTGGGGAGAAGTTTGACGAAACTGGATGTAATTCCATGTGTGATAATTGTCGATCTGCAAAGACCTATTTCGATGCCGAGGAGCCTTTATTGACTGTACTGAATTTTATAAAAGAGCAGGGTGATAAATTTGATGATCAGCATATAATCAATGTGTTGATTGGACAGAACAATCAGCCTATTTCGAAATATAAACATGATACCCATGCCTTATTTGGTACTGGGAAGGAGCAAGGAGTGAATTTCTGGAATTCCTTGATCCGCCAGGCAGAATTAGCTGATTTTATCAAGAAGGATATTGATCACTATGGTCTATTGCAATTGACTTCAGATGGTAATAAGTATATCAATAATCCGTATCCATTGAAGTTTATCTTAAATAAACCGATGGAAATGTCTAAATCAGACTCTTCAGAAGAAGGTTCTGCTCAGGCAGGTGCATTGGATGCCGAGTTGCTGAAAATGTTAAAGGATCTTAGAAAGAAGATCGCTAAACAGAAGTCGCTGCCACCATTTGTTATTTTCCAAGATCCTTCATTAGATGAAATGTGCACCCATTATCCGGTAAGCATTGATGAGTTGAAACAAATCCAAGGTGTTGGATCCGGGAAAGCCATGAAGTTTGGGGCTCCATTTGTAGAACTGATCAAAAAGTATGTGGAGGATAATGATATCGATAGGCCTCAGGATTTAGTGATCAAGAGCACGGCCAATAAATCTGCCTTAAAAGTTTCTATTATCCAGAATATCGATAGAAAGATCTCTTTGGAAGATATTGCCTCGTCAAAAGGAATCAGTTATGAAGATCTTTTGCGTGAAGTGGAGTCTATCGTAAATTCAGGAACCAAACTGAATATTGGTTATTTTGTAGATGAAATGATCGATCAGGACCGTCAAGATGAGGTCTATGATTATTTCAAAACTGCAGAGAATGATGCTATCGAAACTGCATTGGATGAATTGGGGGAGGAAGATTACTCCTTTGAGGATATCCAACTGATGCGCATCAAATTTATGTCGGAACTAGGTAATTAA
- a CDS encoding DUF1573 domain-containing protein has protein sequence MKKITSICAVLIAFISLTAMGMFAAEFKFDKETHDFGKIPLNKPVSHEYKFSNSGDEPIIISDVQPTCGCSVAEFTKTPVKPGEAGTIKVTFNAAAKGPFTKSFIVKSNTKTPVKTLTIKGIVE, from the coding sequence ATGAAAAAGATTACAAGTATATGTGCAGTATTGATTGCATTTATTAGTTTGACTGCGATGGGAATGTTTGCTGCAGAGTTTAAATTTGACAAAGAAACCCATGACTTCGGTAAGATCCCTTTGAATAAGCCGGTTTCTCATGAATATAAATTCAGCAACTCGGGAGATGAACCAATCATTATTTCAGATGTACAACCAACTTGTGGATGTTCTGTAGCAGAATTTACCAAAACTCCTGTTAAACCAGGAGAAGCGGGAACCATTAAAGTAACTTTCAATGCAGCTGCTAAAGGTCCTTTTACAAAATCATTTATTGTAAAATCAAACACTAAAACACCTGTTAAAACGCTTACTATCAAAGGTATCGTAGAATAA
- the yihA gene encoding ribosome biogenesis GTP-binding protein YihA/YsxC, with the protein MNINRAEFLTSNTDVNKLPEANKAEYAFIGRSNVGKSSLINAITRRKGLAKTSQKPGKTQLINHFIINDEWYLVDLPGYGFAQTSKKNRATWEKFIREYLTKRENLQCVFVLIDSRHEPQKIDLDFCYWLGEQGIPFFLLFTKADKHSGVKADQNIAKFRKALKVWFEEVPPHILTSAETKLGCEDVLQTIGEINNNFVSPLS; encoded by the coding sequence ATGAATATCAATCGAGCAGAATTCTTAACCAGTAATACAGATGTCAATAAGCTTCCTGAGGCGAATAAAGCGGAGTACGCCTTTATTGGTCGGTCGAATGTAGGGAAGTCTTCTTTGATCAATGCAATCACCCGTAGGAAGGGCTTGGCTAAAACTTCACAGAAACCTGGTAAGACCCAGTTGATCAATCATTTTATCATTAATGATGAGTGGTATTTGGTCGATCTACCGGGTTATGGATTTGCTCAGACTTCCAAAAAGAACCGTGCGACCTGGGAGAAATTCATCCGTGAATATTTGACGAAGCGTGAAAATTTGCAATGTGTATTTGTTTTGATTGACAGTAGACATGAGCCACAGAAGATAGATTTGGATTTTTGTTATTGGTTAGGGGAGCAAGGGATACCTTTCTTTTTGTTGTTCACAAAAGCCGATAAACATTCTGGGGTCAAAGCGGATCAAAATATCGCCAAGTTCAGAAAGGCATTGAAGGTTTGGTTTGAGGAAGTGCCTCCACATATCTTGACTTCTGCAGAGACAAAATTAGGTTGTGAGGATGTATTACAGACCATAGGTGAAATCAACAATAACTTTGTTTCTCCACTTAGCTAG
- a CDS encoding SIS domain-containing protein, translating into MKNNIDIKSLAQSTFELEAANVLALSEKIDSDFVEVIEKILTLKGRVILTGIGKSAIIAQKIVATLNSTGTPAIFMHAADAIHGDLGIIQKDDLIIAISKSGNTPEIKVLVPYLKQTGNILVAMVGNHESFLAEQADYILDTSITREACPNNLAPTTSTTVQLAMGDAIAVCLQTKRQFTDQDFAKYHPGGALGKQLYLKVSDLSDHNGVPMVAADANIRSVLISITEYRLGATVVIENENILGIITDGDIRRMLGKHEDVSGLQAKDIMSLNPKTIDKTELAANALHLMRQNSISQLVVTDEGKYAGIIHLQDILKEGII; encoded by the coding sequence GTGAAAAACAATATAGATATCAAATCGTTGGCACAGAGCACATTTGAACTTGAAGCAGCTAACGTATTGGCTCTATCTGAAAAAATCGACAGCGATTTTGTAGAGGTAATTGAGAAGATTTTGACGCTGAAAGGTAGGGTAATATTAACCGGAATCGGAAAAAGCGCAATCATCGCTCAAAAAATTGTCGCAACCCTAAATTCCACTGGCACCCCTGCCATTTTTATGCATGCCGCAGATGCCATTCACGGTGACCTTGGAATCATCCAAAAAGATGACCTTATCATCGCGATTTCAAAAAGTGGCAATACACCGGAAATCAAAGTTCTGGTCCCATATCTTAAACAAACAGGGAACATCTTAGTAGCCATGGTTGGAAACCATGAATCCTTCCTTGCTGAACAAGCGGATTATATTCTGGACACCAGCATTACGAGAGAAGCTTGCCCTAATAATTTAGCCCCAACCACCAGTACTACAGTTCAACTTGCTATGGGTGATGCCATTGCTGTCTGTCTGCAGACCAAAAGACAGTTCACCGATCAAGATTTCGCTAAATACCATCCAGGTGGCGCTTTGGGAAAACAACTATATCTAAAAGTTAGTGACCTTTCTGATCATAACGGTGTCCCAATGGTAGCTGCAGATGCAAATATCCGTTCCGTATTGATCAGTATTACCGAATATAGACTTGGAGCAACCGTGGTCATTGAAAACGAAAATATCCTTGGAATCATTACCGATGGCGATATTCGTCGGATGTTAGGCAAACATGAGGATGTTTCTGGCCTTCAGGCAAAGGATATTATGTCCTTAAATCCTAAAACCATAGACAAAACTGAACTGGCAGCAAATGCTCTTCACCTCATGCGCCAGAATAGTATCTCCCAATTGGTGGTTACCGACGAAGGAAAATATGCAGGCATTATTCACCTGCAAGACATTTTAAAAGAAGGTATTATCTAA
- a CDS encoding UbiA-like polyprenyltransferase: MKKYMSLVLFAHSIFALPFAIIGFFLAIHTTDYQFEWKLFLLMLVCMVTARNAAMAFNRYLDRDIDALNPRTAVRDIPAGRISPKQALLFTVINCIVFMVACYFINFMCFVLSPIALFVILFYSYMKRISPLCHIVLGVGLGLAPVGAYLAVTGEFNIVPIFYGLAVLTWVSGFDIIYALQDEEFDKANGLNSIPANFGGKTALRISEVLHVLSFIFVLLPVLYMPVGTLYYIGVAFYAALLIYQHRIVSPTDLSKVDRAFMTTNGIASVVFAVFYLLDIWIK; encoded by the coding sequence ATGAAAAAATATATGTCCTTGGTGCTCTTTGCACATAGTATATTTGCTCTTCCTTTTGCTATCATCGGTTTTTTCTTGGCTATCCATACGACGGATTATCAATTTGAATGGAAATTGTTCCTTTTGATGTTGGTGTGTATGGTGACGGCAAGGAATGCGGCCATGGCATTTAATAGGTATTTGGATCGGGATATTGATGCTTTGAATCCACGAACGGCTGTTCGAGATATTCCCGCGGGGCGGATCAGTCCCAAGCAGGCCTTATTATTTACGGTAATAAACTGTATTGTTTTTATGGTTGCCTGTTATTTCATCAATTTCATGTGCTTTGTGCTGTCACCAATAGCTTTGTTCGTGATTTTGTTCTACTCCTATATGAAAAGAATATCTCCTTTATGTCATATTGTTCTAGGGGTAGGATTAGGTTTGGCGCCGGTTGGTGCATATTTAGCCGTTACAGGGGAGTTTAATATCGTACCGATTTTTTATGGATTGGCCGTATTGACATGGGTCAGTGGCTTTGACATAATTTATGCTTTGCAGGATGAAGAATTTGACAAGGCGAATGGGTTGAATTCGATTCCGGCAAATTTTGGAGGAAAGACGGCATTAAGGATCTCTGAAGTGCTTCATGTCCTGTCCTTTATATTTGTGCTTTTACCTGTTTTATATATGCCGGTCGGCACCTTATATTATATAGGTGTTGCCTTTTATGCGGCATTATTAATTTATCAGCATCGAATCGTAAGTCCGACAGATTTAAGTAAGGTAGACCGAGCATTTATGACCACCAATGGCATTGCTTCCGTGGTTTTTGCAGTGTTTTATTTACTGGATATTTGGATTAAATGA
- the cmk gene encoding (d)CMP kinase, with protein sequence MVMKNFVIAIDGFSSCGKSTVAKALAKELNFVFIDSGAMYRAVTLYIQQNQIDINDEEAVSTALENIHIDFIPNPEKTQILLNGNDVSDAIRTMEVSEYVSEVSALKAVRKAMVKQQQDLGKKRNIVMDGRDIGTTVFPKADLKIFMTASPQVRAERRFAELSAKGEVLTMEEVKENLSHRDHIDSTREESPLRQAEDAIVLDNSELNQVEQLNFVIQLVKDKIELPQS encoded by the coding sequence ATGGTTATGAAGAATTTTGTAATTGCTATTGATGGTTTCTCATCATGCGGAAAGAGTACAGTTGCAAAAGCATTGGCGAAAGAATTGAACTTTGTTTTTATCGACAGTGGTGCAATGTACAGGGCAGTAACCCTATATATTCAACAGAACCAAATCGATATCAATGATGAGGAGGCTGTGTCTACAGCTTTGGAAAACATCCATATAGATTTTATTCCGAATCCTGAAAAGACCCAAATCTTACTGAACGGTAATGACGTTTCAGACGCAATCAGAACGATGGAAGTTTCTGAATATGTTTCTGAAGTGAGTGCATTGAAGGCTGTTCGTAAGGCTATGGTCAAACAACAGCAGGATTTGGGAAAGAAAAGGAATATCGTGATGGACGGTAGGGATATCGGGACTACGGTATTTCCAAAGGCAGACCTAAAGATCTTTATGACGGCAAGCCCACAGGTTCGCGCGGAAAGAAGATTTGCGGAACTGTCAGCAAAAGGGGAGGTTTTGACGATGGAGGAGGTGAAAGAAAACCTTTCACATCGCGATCATATTGACAGTACCAGGGAAGAAAGTCCGTTAAGACAGGCTGAAGATGCCATCGTACTGGATAATTCAGAACTGAACCAGGTTGAGCAGTTGAATTTTGTGATTCAATTGGTAAAGGATAAGATAGAATTGCCCCAATCCTAG
- the kdsA gene encoding 3-deoxy-8-phosphooctulonate synthase, with the protein MINTYLPGIKNGNSSSFFLMAGPCAIEGEEIALRIADKIVNITDKLNIPYIFKGSYRKANRSKGNSFTGIGDEKALKVLEKVGKTFGIPTVTDIHESQEAAMAAAYVDVLQIPAFLCRQTDLLVAAAETGKVVNIKKGQFLSAESMKFAVEKVQDAGNPKVVLTDRGNTFGYQDLIVDYRGLPVMKSFNVPTVMDCTHSLQQPNQSSGVTGGKPELIETIAKAAIAVGADGLFIETHPDPANAKSDGANMLHLDLLEDLLVKLQRIREAIL; encoded by the coding sequence ATGATCAATACATATTTGCCAGGAATAAAAAATGGCAACTCTTCTTCTTTCTTTTTGATGGCAGGACCTTGTGCCATTGAAGGTGAAGAGATCGCTTTGCGTATTGCGGATAAAATCGTAAATATCACTGATAAACTGAACATCCCTTATATTTTTAAGGGATCTTATCGTAAAGCAAATCGTTCGAAAGGAAATTCCTTTACTGGAATTGGGGATGAAAAAGCATTGAAGGTGTTGGAGAAAGTAGGGAAGACCTTTGGCATTCCTACCGTAACAGATATCCATGAAAGTCAGGAGGCTGCAATGGCCGCTGCGTATGTGGATGTGTTGCAGATTCCTGCATTTCTATGTAGACAGACTGACCTTTTGGTTGCTGCAGCAGAAACTGGAAAAGTCGTTAATATTAAGAAAGGACAGTTTTTATCAGCTGAGTCGATGAAATTCGCTGTAGAAAAGGTTCAAGATGCTGGAAACCCTAAAGTTGTTCTTACTGACCGTGGGAATACTTTTGGTTATCAGGACTTGATCGTAGACTATAGAGGATTACCAGTTATGAAATCTTTTAATGTTCCTACGGTTATGGACTGTACGCATTCCTTGCAACAGCCAAACCAGAGTTCAGGAGTGACAGGCGGTAAACCGGAATTGATCGAGACAATTGCTAAAGCTGCCATTGCAGTCGGTGCTGATGGTCTGTTTATTGAAACTCACCCTGATCCTGCAAATGCCAAATCTGATGGTGCAAATATGCTCCACCTGGATCTGTTAGAAGATCTGCTGGTGAAATTGCAAAGGATAAGGGAAGCGATTCTTTAA
- a CDS encoding pyridoxal phosphate-dependent aminotransferase, translated as MPTISHKGINMPASPIRKLTPFADQAKKDGKKIYHLNIGQPDIETPEVMLNALKNIDFKVWAYTSSEGTLSYRTKLAEYYNKIHYNITPNDILVTNGGSEAITIAMQACLNPGEEVIIPEPFYANYNGFACSADIIVKPIMSVIDNGFALPSIADFEKVITEKTKAIAICNPNNPTGYLYSREELEALKELCLKHDLYLFSDEAYREFCYDGREFISPMQLEGLEQNVVVFDTVSKRYSACGARIGCIITKNRELYLTALKFAQARLSPSLEGQIAGEAAVDTPDSYFEAVSKEYTARRDTLVNGLNKIDGVFCPNPGGAFYVIAKLPIDNADKFCQWMLEKFSYNNETVMMAPATGFYSTPGAGSNEVRLAYVLNQDDLKKALVCLEKGLEEYPGRTI; from the coding sequence ATGCCAACTATTTCTCATAAGGGCATCAATATGCCTGCATCGCCTATTAGAAAACTAACTCCTTTTGCCGATCAGGCAAAAAAAGATGGAAAGAAAATTTACCATTTGAACATAGGCCAACCTGATATTGAAACTCCTGAAGTCATGTTAAATGCTTTAAAAAACATTGATTTTAAAGTTTGGGCTTATACCTCATCTGAAGGGACTCTTTCATACAGAACTAAATTAGCTGAGTATTATAATAAGATCCATTATAACATCACTCCAAACGACATTTTGGTTACCAACGGTGGCTCGGAAGCAATTACCATTGCGATGCAAGCCTGTCTGAACCCAGGTGAAGAAGTTATTATCCCTGAACCTTTCTATGCCAACTACAATGGCTTTGCATGTTCAGCAGACATTATCGTAAAACCAATCATGTCTGTCATAGACAATGGTTTCGCATTACCTTCCATTGCAGATTTTGAAAAAGTAATTACAGAAAAAACTAAAGCAATTGCAATCTGTAATCCAAATAACCCTACAGGTTACCTGTATTCACGCGAAGAGCTGGAGGCATTAAAAGAATTATGTCTGAAACATGATCTTTACCTATTCTCTGATGAAGCTTATAGGGAATTTTGTTATGATGGCCGCGAATTCATTTCCCCAATGCAATTAGAAGGTCTTGAACAAAATGTAGTGGTATTTGATACCGTTTCTAAACGCTATTCCGCTTGTGGAGCAAGGATCGGATGTATCATCACCAAAAACAGAGAACTTTACTTGACAGCATTGAAATTTGCTCAAGCTAGACTTAGTCCATCATTGGAAGGTCAGATCGCTGGAGAGGCTGCAGTAGATACTCCTGATAGTTATTTTGAAGCGGTATCCAAAGAATACACTGCAAGAAGAGATACATTGGTCAATGGTCTTAATAAAATTGATGGTGTCTTCTGCCCTAACCCAGGCGGTGCGTTCTATGTCATTGCAAAACTGCCAATCGATAATGCAGATAAATTCTGTCAATGGATGTTGGAGAAATTTTCTTACAACAATGAAACAGTGATGATGGCTCCGGCAACTGGCTTCTACTCCACTCCTGGAGCAGGATCGAATGAAGTCCGTTTAGCTTACGTCTTAAACCAAGATGATCTTAAAAAAGCATTGGTTTGCTTAGAAAAAGGTCTAGAAGAATATCCGGGTAGAACAATTTAA